Sequence from the Pseudophaeobacter arcticus DSM 23566 genome:
GGAGCCTTCCCACCAGACGACGTTTTTATGCGGCACATCCTGGGCCACATTCTGCGCCAGATACTGGTCGGGGGTCATGATGACCGTGTCGGACTCCATGGCGCCGACAATCTGCGCGGCATTGGAGGAGGTGCAGCAAATGTCCGAGGCGGCTTTGACCTCGGCGGTGGTGTTCACATAGGTGACTACGGGCGCGCCGGGGTAGCGTTTGCGCATCTCGGCGACACCTTCAGCGGTGATCGATTCCGCCAGCGAACAGCCTGCTTCCATGTCCGGCATCAGCACGATCTTGTCCGGGCTGAGGATCTTGGAGGTCTCGGCCATGAAGTGCACACCGCATTGCACGATGACGTCGGCCTCGACCCGCGTGGCCTCGATCGCCAGTTGCAGACTGTCGCCCACCACATCTGCAACCCCGTGGTAGATTTCGGGCGTCATGTAGTTATGCGCCAAGATGACCGCGTTGCGCTCTTTTTTCAGGGCGTTGATGGCAGCCACATAGGGGGCATGGAGAGCCCAGTCCATTGGCGTAACCACGCGCTTCATGCGGGCATATTCTTCGGACATCTCCTGCGCCAGGGCAGGGTTTGGCGCCAGATCGTAGTGAGCGGCGAGCTGATCGCGCATGGTTTGCAGATCAAACATGGCTAATCCTTAAGGTGGTGTTCAGGCAGAAACATTGGGTGAGGTTTCTTTCACGTTCAAATTCCGCACGCAAGGGAGGCACCGGGAATACCGGTGCCTGTGCGGTAATATAGCGCGAGGGAAGCCCGATGTTGAGGTCTATTGGCGCATTGCGGCGGCAAAAGGAAACTACAAATGCACCGGCAGCG
This genomic interval carries:
- the nadA gene encoding quinolinate synthase NadA, which gives rise to MFDLQTMRDQLAAHYDLAPNPALAQEMSEEYARMKRVVTPMDWALHAPYVAAINALKKERNAVILAHNYMTPEIYHGVADVVGDSLQLAIEATRVEADVIVQCGVHFMAETSKILSPDKIVLMPDMEAGCSLAESITAEGVAEMRKRYPGAPVVTYVNTTAEVKAASDICCTSSNAAQIVGAMESDTVIMTPDQYLAQNVAQDVPHKNVVWWEGSCIVHEQYSAKDLREFREWNPGTRLIAHPECPPDVVAEADFSGSTSGIIKYVTDEKPEKALLITECSMASNIADSLPEVDFVGPCNMCPYMKKITLEKILWSLHTMSEPIEVDPKVAEGARKAVQKMIDLSQKLGL